In the genome of Streptomyces sp. NBC_00237, one region contains:
- a CDS encoding CGNR zinc finger domain-containing protein, with translation MGEARARQRIPEIRDVQTVNAAARLAARWEELDAGSGFAVVPRWPEPDPLLVALGEVAAQGIRLFTGEDWEKVRACPAPGCVLYFVKSPVRREWCTTACGNRVRVARHSRRARSRECGGDDA, from the coding sequence TTGGGCGAGGCCAGGGCCCGGCAACGTATCCCTGAGATCAGGGACGTCCAGACGGTCAACGCGGCCGCGCGGCTGGCGGCCCGTTGGGAAGAGCTGGACGCGGGGTCCGGATTCGCCGTCGTCCCGCGCTGGCCGGAGCCCGATCCGCTGCTGGTGGCGCTGGGCGAGGTCGCGGCGCAGGGGATCCGGCTGTTCACGGGGGAGGACTGGGAGAAGGTGCGGGCCTGCCCGGCGCCGGGCTGCGTCCTGTACTTCGTGAAGAGTCCGGTACGCCGTGAATGGTGCACGACGGCATGCGGAAACCGGGTGCGAGTGGCCCGGCACAGCAGGCGGGCGCGGAGTCGCGAGTGTGGCGGAGACGACGCCTAG
- a CDS encoding NUDIX hydrolase, whose amino-acid sequence MSEFVDHVDEDDRVIGVVERAAAIRDRQLHRVATVVCRDAEGRVLVHRRPGHLSRFPGQYNWLIGGAVDAGESYRAAAEREVEEELGVRVPVRPLFTFLCRGEISPYWLAVHEAVVEGRVSPDPGEVDWYDWLTEGTLREVMREWPFVSDGLEVFRRYEREGGARSA is encoded by the coding sequence ATGAGCGAGTTCGTGGACCACGTGGATGAGGACGACCGCGTCATCGGTGTCGTCGAGCGCGCTGCGGCCATCCGCGACCGGCAGCTGCACCGCGTCGCCACCGTCGTGTGCCGCGACGCCGAGGGGCGGGTGCTCGTGCACCGGCGGCCGGGGCACCTCTCCCGCTTTCCCGGGCAGTACAACTGGCTCATCGGCGGAGCCGTCGACGCGGGCGAGAGCTATCGGGCCGCCGCCGAGCGGGAGGTGGAGGAGGAGCTGGGGGTACGGGTCCCGGTCCGGCCCCTCTTCACATTCCTGTGCCGGGGTGAGATCAGCCCGTACTGGCTCGCCGTGCACGAGGCCGTCGTCGAGGGGCGGGTGTCTCCCGACCCCGGTGAGGTCGACTGGTACGACTGGCTGACGGAGGGCACGCTCCGTGAGGTGATGAGGGAGTGGCCGTTCGTCTCCGACGGGCTGGAGGTCTTTCGACGGTACGAGCGTGAGGGCGGGGCGAGGTCCGCCTGA
- a CDS encoding MerR family transcriptional regulator, whose product MDNGTTDDPLHPIGELARRTGLPVRTIRFYSDAGIVVPTSRGTNGYRLYGAEAVARLELVRTLRELGLDLPTIRTVLDREAALPEVAAAHAKAIDVQIRTLRLRRAVLTAVARRGAEAEELELMHRLAKLSEEERRRMTAEFLDAAFEGLHAHPAFGAVIRSMTPALPDDPSTEQIEAWVELAELFQDADFRTSVNGMARNLASDRAPDGDGLALPRILAEAVRSLVEPALAAGVDPASAEGTAIGSTLAGHYARTVGRADGPELRSRLADHLAAMNDPRRDRYLRLLAVVNGWPEPDGMAPVLEWAARSVR is encoded by the coding sequence ATGGACAACGGCACCACCGACGACCCCCTCCACCCCATCGGCGAGCTGGCCCGCCGCACCGGCCTCCCGGTCAGGACCATCCGCTTCTACTCCGACGCCGGGATCGTCGTCCCCACGAGCCGGGGCACGAACGGCTACCGGCTGTACGGCGCGGAGGCCGTCGCCCGCCTCGAACTCGTCCGCACCCTGCGCGAACTGGGCCTCGACCTGCCCACCATCCGTACGGTCCTGGACCGGGAAGCCGCCCTCCCCGAGGTCGCGGCGGCGCACGCGAAAGCCATCGACGTACAGATCCGGACCCTGCGACTGCGCCGGGCGGTACTCACCGCTGTGGCGCGGCGCGGGGCGGAAGCAGAGGAGTTGGAACTCATGCACCGCCTTGCGAAGCTCTCCGAGGAGGAACGGCGCCGGATGACCGCGGAGTTCCTCGACGCCGCCTTCGAGGGACTGCACGCCCACCCTGCCTTCGGCGCGGTCATCCGCTCCATGACCCCTGCCCTGCCCGACGACCCGTCGACGGAGCAGATCGAGGCGTGGGTGGAGCTCGCGGAACTCTTCCAGGACGCGGACTTCCGGACGAGCGTGAACGGAATGGCCCGGAACCTGGCCTCGGACCGTGCCCCGGACGGCGACGGACTCGCGCTTCCCCGGATTCTCGCGGAAGCCGTACGTTCCCTGGTGGAACCGGCGCTGGCAGCCGGAGTCGATCCCGCCTCCGCGGAGGGCACGGCGATCGGGTCCACGTTGGCGGGGCACTACGCGCGCACCGTCGGACGGGCCGACGGCCCGGAACTGAGGTCCCGCCTGGCGGACCATCTCGCCGCGATGAACGACCCCCGCCGCGACCGCTACCTGCGACTGCTGGCGGTGGTGAACGGCTGGCCAGAACCGGACGGGATGGCTCCGGTATTGGAGTGGGCGGCGCGGTCGGTGCGCTGA
- a CDS encoding LuxR C-terminal-related transcriptional regulator, with amino-acid sequence MPSPVVPSPPAVSAREAEVLALLGEFLSNAEIAARLFISVRTVESHVSSLLRKLEVPDRRALSRYAAEQARTEAEQARTEAAAGPAPARALPAPLTAFVGRVRERGELAEALKARRQVTAVGPGGVGKTRLALAVAAQLGDDEAHFTDGVWFVDLVPVTDPARIGATVAAALGVGEQPGRDIDESLLSTFANRRALLVLDNCEQVRDGVGPFLERLLGACPHLHVLATSRARLLVPFEWVYPVPPLSRDGGDASEAVTLFMERAAAVGLPPDPTVRGRVVALCERLDGMALAIELAAARWPTLGLDGLTAGLGDQLRVLSGGPRAADRHRSVRAALDWSHDLLSPADRALLRRVSVFVAPFTAQAAGEVAGAAPLTPASVADGLGRLAEQSLLTVVPSASGTRYRALETIRQYGAERLAEADETLNVRSRHARWCLAGAEALGATDEGADWRAGFDALAGDLRAALDWAVGEPGRRRDAQGLALRLAELTFARNLLGESQQRYEQAAELAEESAGVGAGAGAGAGVGAGADALRHAAGVAGCRRHGDDMYRLHVAAGEAARRAGDRAGAARDLAAAATVAYRFSSEFARLPSVQEATALLAEARTLAESARSGESSRSGASAQLGEPAEFVESFGIPDPTASAGIALAEAAVLADAFGAVQGDADNTAQETVGYAERAVALARAGGDRVAESAALDALSGARTWAGESFGAAAAARHRIDVLAAARRTPASAHELTDALAMAAATAVGVGDLPAARRWGERLAALPMLAEVGHYATSWLLVADAFAGNAEGVLTGGTRFLDAWEQSGRQRSFSLGPAAAATAMVHGLRGDEDARTTWLALVDDAGTAREYRHGYGAVFDAMLLLHRGEADAARERVEAEPEEVWKWVSWIWLHWYVALRAEAAVLAGHPEAGARIAAARRVVEGNPVASAQVDRAAALLAGDVPRLLDTARAFEAAGCRYQAARTLLLAGGAHAKAGTEALAALGFERGIAE; translated from the coding sequence GTGCCCAGTCCAGTGGTCCCCTCGCCCCCGGCGGTCTCGGCCCGTGAGGCCGAAGTGCTGGCGCTGCTCGGGGAGTTCCTCAGCAACGCCGAGATAGCCGCCCGCCTGTTCATCTCCGTACGTACGGTGGAGTCGCACGTCTCCTCGCTGCTGCGCAAGCTGGAGGTGCCGGACCGGCGGGCGCTCTCCCGGTACGCGGCCGAGCAGGCCCGTACGGAAGCCGAACAGGCCCGCACGGAGGCGGCGGCGGGCCCCGCCCCCGCCCGCGCTCTCCCCGCCCCGCTGACGGCCTTCGTCGGCCGGGTGCGGGAACGCGGGGAGCTGGCCGAGGCGCTGAAGGCGCGCAGGCAGGTGACCGCCGTCGGCCCCGGCGGCGTCGGCAAGACCCGCCTCGCCCTGGCGGTCGCCGCCCAACTGGGCGACGACGAGGCGCACTTCACCGACGGGGTGTGGTTCGTCGACCTGGTCCCGGTCACCGACCCCGCCCGCATCGGCGCGACGGTGGCCGCCGCCCTCGGCGTGGGCGAGCAGCCGGGCCGCGACATCGACGAGTCGCTCCTGTCGACGTTCGCGAACCGCCGGGCCCTGCTCGTACTGGACAACTGCGAGCAGGTCCGCGACGGAGTGGGCCCGTTCCTGGAACGCCTGCTCGGGGCGTGCCCGCACCTGCACGTACTGGCCACCAGCCGGGCCCGCCTGCTGGTGCCGTTCGAATGGGTGTACCCGGTGCCGCCCCTGTCCCGGGACGGCGGCGACGCCTCCGAGGCGGTCACCCTCTTCATGGAACGCGCGGCAGCGGTCGGCCTTCCGCCCGATCCGACGGTACGGGGCCGGGTCGTGGCCCTGTGCGAGCGCCTCGACGGCATGGCGCTCGCCATCGAACTCGCCGCGGCCCGCTGGCCCACCCTCGGCCTCGACGGACTGACCGCCGGGCTCGGTGACCAGCTCCGCGTCCTGTCCGGCGGCCCGCGCGCCGCCGACCGGCACCGCTCGGTGCGGGCCGCCCTGGACTGGAGCCACGACCTCCTGTCACCGGCGGACCGGGCGCTCCTGCGCCGCGTGTCCGTCTTCGTCGCGCCGTTCACGGCACAGGCAGCGGGAGAGGTGGCGGGCGCTGCCCCGCTGACCCCGGCTTCGGTCGCCGACGGACTCGGCAGGCTCGCCGAACAGAGCCTGCTCACGGTCGTCCCCTCCGCCTCCGGCACCCGCTACCGGGCCCTGGAGACCATCCGCCAGTACGGTGCGGAGCGCCTCGCCGAGGCCGATGAGACGCTGAACGTCCGTTCCCGGCATGCGAGGTGGTGCCTGGCGGGTGCCGAGGCGCTCGGCGCGACGGACGAAGGGGCGGACTGGCGGGCCGGTTTCGACGCCCTGGCCGGAGACCTGCGGGCGGCCCTGGACTGGGCCGTCGGCGAACCGGGCCGAAGGCGGGACGCGCAGGGGCTCGCGCTGCGGCTGGCGGAGCTGACCTTCGCGCGGAACCTGCTGGGGGAGTCCCAGCAGCGCTACGAGCAGGCGGCGGAGCTGGCGGAGGAGTCGGCCGGGGTCGGGGCTGGGGCTGGGGCTGGGGCTGGGGTCGGGGCCGGGGCCGATGCGCTGCGGCATGCTGCCGGGGTCGCCGGGTGCCGACGGCACGGGGACGACATGTACCGGCTGCACGTCGCCGCCGGGGAGGCGGCCCGGCGGGCCGGGGACAGGGCTGGTGCGGCCCGTGATCTCGCGGCAGCGGCGACGGTCGCGTACCGCTTCTCCAGTGAGTTCGCGCGGCTGCCCTCGGTGCAGGAGGCCACCGCGCTGCTCGCGGAGGCGAGGACGCTGGCCGAGTCGGCCCGGTCCGGGGAGTCGTCCCGGTCCGGAGCGTCTGCCCAGCTCGGTGAGCCCGCTGAATTTGTCGAGTCATTCGGCATCCCCGACCCCACCGCCTCCGCCGGAATCGCGCTCGCCGAGGCGGCAGTGCTCGCCGACGCCTTCGGCGCCGTGCAGGGCGACGCGGACAACACCGCCCAGGAGACGGTCGGTTACGCCGAACGGGCCGTCGCCCTCGCCCGCGCCGGGGGCGACCGGGTGGCCGAGTCCGCCGCCCTCGATGCCCTCTCGGGTGCCCGCACCTGGGCGGGCGAGAGCTTCGGGGCCGCCGCCGCGGCCCGGCACCGTATCGACGTCCTCGCGGCAGCACGCCGTACCCCAGCGAGCGCACACGAACTGACCGACGCACTCGCCATGGCCGCCGCCACCGCCGTCGGCGTCGGCGATCTCCCGGCGGCCCGCCGCTGGGGCGAGCGGCTCGCCGCCCTGCCCATGCTCGCCGAAGTGGGCCACTACGCCACGTCCTGGCTGCTGGTCGCGGACGCGTTCGCGGGCAACGCCGAGGGCGTGCTCACCGGCGGCACCAGGTTCCTCGACGCCTGGGAACAGAGCGGACGCCAGCGCTCCTTCTCCCTCGGCCCCGCCGCCGCCGCGACCGCGATGGTCCACGGCCTGCGCGGCGACGAGGACGCCCGTACGACGTGGCTCGCCCTGGTCGACGACGCGGGCACCGCACGGGAATACCGCCACGGCTACGGCGCGGTTTTCGACGCGATGCTCCTGCTCCACCGGGGCGAGGCGGACGCCGCCAGGGAACGGGTCGAGGCGGAGCCCGAGGAGGTGTGGAAGTGGGTGTCGTGGATCTGGCTGCACTGGTACGTGGCCCTGCGCGCCGAGGCGGCCGTGCTCGCCGGACACCCGGAGGCCGGAGCGCGGATCGCCGCCGCCCGTCGGGTGGTCGAGGGCAATCCGGTGGCGTCGGCGCAGGTGGACAGGGCGGCGGCGCTGCTCGCGGGCGACGTCCCGCGCCTGCTGGACACGGCACGGGCCTTCGAGGCGGCGGGCTGTCGCTACCAGGCGGCGCGGACCCTGCTCCTGGCGGGGGGCGCGCACGCGAAGGCGGGGACGGAAGCGCTCGCGGCGCTGGGCTTCGAGCGGGGAATCGCCGAGTAG
- a CDS encoding VOC family protein, which yields MTTTGIKTVLHPVSDLAKAKAVYAALLGVEPQTDAPYYVGFDVAGQHVGLVPGGGPQGLSSSLAYWHVSDIEAKVAELTAAGATVRQPAQDVGGGRLVATLTDPDGNLIGVLQD from the coding sequence ATGACCACCACCGGAATCAAGACCGTCCTGCACCCCGTCTCCGACCTCGCCAAGGCCAAGGCCGTGTACGCCGCGCTGCTGGGCGTCGAGCCGCAGACCGACGCGCCCTACTACGTCGGCTTCGACGTCGCGGGCCAGCACGTCGGCCTGGTGCCCGGCGGCGGCCCGCAGGGGCTGTCCTCGTCCTTGGCCTACTGGCACGTGAGTGACATCGAGGCGAAGGTCGCGGAGCTGACTGCCGCCGGAGCCACCGTGCGGCAGCCCGCGCAGGACGTCGGCGGCGGCCGCCTCGTAGCGACCCTCACCGACCCCGACGGCAACCTCATCGGCGTCCTCCAGGACTGA
- a CDS encoding pyridoxamine 5'-phosphate oxidase family protein has translation MSTEVRSPAQLSTEVRSPAQRRRDTEHRLAHDTDVWVASASADGVPYLVPLSFEWDGETLLVATPSASPTGRNLASGRTARLGIGPTRDVTMIEGDVEVLELDALPKERGDRFCARTGFDPRALTTAYRWFRITPRRIQAWREANELSGRVLMRDGRWLV, from the coding sequence ATGAGCACCGAAGTACGCTCCCCCGCCCAGCTGAGCACCGAAGTACGCTCCCCCGCCCAGCGCCGTCGCGACACCGAGCACCGGCTCGCCCACGACACCGACGTCTGGGTGGCCAGTGCCTCGGCGGACGGGGTGCCGTACCTGGTCCCGCTCTCCTTCGAGTGGGACGGTGAGACGCTCCTGGTCGCCACCCCCTCGGCCAGTCCGACCGGCCGGAACCTGGCCTCCGGCCGGACGGCCCGGCTGGGCATCGGCCCCACCCGCGACGTGACCATGATCGAGGGCGATGTCGAGGTCCTGGAGCTTGACGCCCTGCCGAAGGAACGCGGTGATCGGTTCTGCGCGCGGACCGGCTTCGACCCCCGGGCGCTGACCACCGCGTACCGCTGGTTCCGTATCACCCCGCGCCGCATCCAGGCATGGCGCGAGGCGAACGAGCTCTCCGGCCGGGTCCTGATGCGCGACGGCCGCTGGCTGGTCTGA
- a CDS encoding SulP family inorganic anion transporter, which translates to MREPGVLRQDLLASLVVFLVALPLCVGVAVASGVPAELGLVTGIVGGLVVGLLPGSALQVSGPAAGLTVLVFEAVRAFGLGMLGAIVLLTGVLQIGLGLLKCGRWFRAISVSVVQGMLAGIGLVLILGQLYSMTGADQPLSGTAKFAGLPGLVADTIASPAALTAAAVGLGTIAVLVVWPKLPAAVRVVPAPLAAVALATAVGLVLPLNLENVTVQGLFHAIQPPGAGDLAALGSVAVLGTVLAFTLIASAESLFSAAAVDRMHDGPRTHYDKELLAQGVGNTVCGILGALPMTAVIVRSSANVQAGARTRLSRVAHGGWLLLFAVLLPAALGVIPLAALAGVLIHAGFKLLPVKDIVPLARAHRGEALVLATTAIAIVVTNMFEGVLIGLALAVVKLAWDTSHVHVQVRELTGGRLVVTLTGNATFLRLPRILETLEALPQDRPIELDLTTVHHLDHACRTTLENWAMRHNDADTEAVRMRMRTLSKPAPEPEPEVGAPPG; encoded by the coding sequence CTGCGTGAACCCGGCGTGCTCCGACAGGACCTCCTCGCCTCACTCGTCGTCTTCCTGGTCGCCCTGCCGCTGTGCGTCGGCGTGGCGGTCGCCTCCGGTGTCCCCGCCGAACTCGGCCTGGTCACCGGCATCGTCGGCGGCCTCGTCGTCGGCCTGCTGCCGGGCAGCGCCCTCCAGGTCAGCGGTCCGGCAGCCGGGCTCACCGTGCTCGTCTTCGAGGCCGTGCGCGCCTTCGGTCTCGGCATGCTCGGCGCGATCGTGCTGCTCACGGGCGTGCTCCAGATCGGTCTCGGGCTGCTGAAGTGCGGCCGCTGGTTCCGCGCCATCTCCGTGTCCGTGGTGCAGGGGATGCTGGCCGGGATCGGTCTCGTACTGATCCTCGGGCAGCTCTACAGCATGACCGGGGCCGACCAGCCCCTCTCCGGGACCGCCAAGTTCGCCGGGCTGCCCGGCCTGGTCGCCGACACGATCGCCTCACCCGCCGCGCTCACCGCGGCGGCCGTCGGTCTCGGCACGATCGCCGTGCTCGTGGTGTGGCCGAAACTGCCCGCAGCCGTGCGCGTCGTGCCCGCCCCGCTGGCCGCCGTCGCCCTGGCCACGGCGGTCGGCCTCGTCCTCCCGCTCAACCTGGAGAACGTGACCGTCCAGGGCCTCTTCCACGCCATCCAGCCGCCGGGAGCCGGTGACCTGGCCGCGCTGGGCAGCGTCGCCGTCCTCGGCACGGTCCTCGCCTTCACGCTCATCGCCTCCGCCGAGTCGTTGTTCAGCGCGGCGGCGGTGGACCGCATGCACGACGGCCCGCGCACCCACTACGACAAGGAACTCCTCGCCCAGGGCGTCGGCAACACGGTGTGCGGGATCCTCGGCGCCCTGCCCATGACCGCCGTCATCGTCCGCAGCTCCGCCAACGTCCAGGCGGGCGCGCGCACCCGGCTCTCCCGGGTCGCGCACGGCGGCTGGCTGCTGCTCTTCGCCGTCCTGCTCCCGGCGGCGCTCGGCGTGATCCCGCTCGCCGCCCTCGCGGGCGTACTGATCCACGCGGGCTTCAAGCTCCTGCCGGTCAAGGACATCGTGCCGCTGGCGCGGGCGCACCGGGGTGAGGCGTTGGTCCTCGCCACCACGGCGATCGCGATCGTGGTGACCAACATGTTCGAGGGCGTCCTCATCGGTCTCGCCCTCGCCGTCGTCAAGCTGGCCTGGGACACCTCCCACGTCCATGTGCAGGTACGGGAGCTGACGGGTGGCCGGCTGGTCGTCACCCTCACCGGGAACGCCACCTTCCTCCGGCTGCCCCGCATCCTGGAAACGCTGGAGGCGCTGCCCCAGGACCGCCCCATAGAGCTCGACCTGACCACCGTCCACCACCTCGACCACGCGTGCCGCACGACCCTGGAGAACTGGGCGATGCGGCACAACGACGCCGACACGGAAGCCGTACGGATGCGGATGCGGACGCTGTCGAAACCCGCACCGGAACCGGAACCGGAGGTGGGCGCGCCGCCCGGGTGA
- a CDS encoding carbonic anhydrase, translating into MKSLIDNARSFAATHVADPRNAAAFQALRAGQSPEALFITCSDSRVVPALITGARPGELFELRTAGNVVPPYPTHRARPPQGEAATIEYAVCVLGVRDVVVCGHSHCGAVGALVRGEDLSAVPAVRDWLEHSVAPDAAVRTAASATPDVAEAVQAHVLAQVERLRAYPCIAERVADGTLTLHAWYYEVHTGTVTVHRPASWEARTAGVRPAFVPL; encoded by the coding sequence ATGAAGTCCCTCATCGACAACGCCCGTTCCTTCGCCGCCACCCACGTGGCGGACCCGCGGAACGCAGCGGCCTTCCAGGCCCTGCGCGCCGGGCAGTCACCCGAAGCCCTGTTCATCACCTGCTCCGACTCGCGCGTCGTACCGGCCCTCATCACCGGGGCCCGTCCGGGCGAGCTCTTCGAACTCCGTACGGCGGGGAACGTCGTACCCCCCTACCCCACCCACCGTGCCCGGCCCCCACAGGGCGAGGCGGCCACCATCGAGTACGCGGTGTGCGTGCTCGGCGTCCGTGACGTCGTCGTCTGCGGACATTCGCACTGTGGCGCGGTCGGCGCGCTCGTACGGGGCGAGGACCTGTCCGCCGTACCGGCCGTACGCGACTGGCTGGAGCACTCCGTCGCCCCCGACGCGGCCGTGCGCACCGCCGCGTCGGCCACGCCCGACGTCGCGGAAGCCGTGCAGGCACACGTGCTCGCGCAAGTGGAGCGGCTGCGCGCGTACCCCTGCATAGCCGAGCGCGTCGCCGACGGCACGCTCACGCTGCACGCCTGGTACTACGAGGTCCACACGGGCACCGTCACCGTGCACCGCCCCGCCTCCTGGGAGGCCCGAACGGCAGGCGTGCGGCCCGCCTTCGTCCCGCTGTGA